A genomic stretch from Calonectris borealis chromosome 6, bCalBor7.hap1.2, whole genome shotgun sequence includes:
- the SPC25 gene encoding kinetochore protein Spc25 yields the protein MASIKTEDEIILFEREMKEFWTKLKNIYGTEQINQTLALRDSCKESINALSEKWSKKLKEGDLMIDKIQEYSNEILQQSQRIPENQKHLTEIKSNLNQEEDQKKDLTDSIQELKEELMKKKEIISSKNKATKERVERLCKSKVLFEERLGLEIRRIHNEQLQFIFRHIDHKDPDKPYVFTLSINEQGDYEVTSCTPPLDCIAEFQLKVRETNNFSAFVANIRKAFTALSYK from the exons attaaaaaacatttatggCACTGAACAGATCAATCAGACTTTAGCACTGAGAGATTCATGCAAGGAGTCCATAAATGCACTTTCAG AGAAATGGTCCAAGAAGCTGAAAGAAGGGGACCTGATGATCGATAAAATTCAGGAGTATAGCAATG AGATTCTCCAGCAGAGCCAACGCATACcagaaaatcaaaagcatttgacagaaataaaatctaaCCTAAATCAAGAAGAGGATCAAAAGAAGGACTTGACTGACAGCATCCAAGAGCTTAAAGAAGAGttgatgaagaaaaaggaaa TAATATCTTCTAAAAACAAAGCCACTAAGGAGAGAGTGGAACGACTATGCAAGTCTAAAGTATTGTTTGAAGAGCGGCTTGGACTGGAGATACGCAGAATTCATA ATGAACAATTACAGTTTATATTCAGACACATTGACCACAAAGATCCTGACAAGCCATATGTGTTTACCCTTTCCATAAATGAACAGGGAGATTATGAAG TGACTTCCTGCACTCCTCCTCTGGACTGTATAGCAGAGTTCCAGCTCAAAGTGAGAGAAACTAACAACTTTTCTGCATTTGTTGCCAACATCAGAAAAGCTTTCACTGCTTTATCGTATAAATAG